The genomic region GCTTGGCAGGCTCGACCGCGACCAGGACACGGTCGAGCGAGAGCGCCTCGTCATAGACGTCGGTGTCGCGCTCGAGCTTGGCATCCACCGGGATCAGATAGTTCGAGCCCTCGACCTCGATGCCGTGGCCGGCGTAGTAGACCACGGCGATATCGGCATCGCGGGTCGCGTCGGCGAAGTCGCGCAGCACGCGCCGCGTGTCCAGCGCCGACAGATCGTGCCGGGAATCGACGACGTCGAAGCCGGCCTCCTTCAGCGTCTTGGCCATGACCGACCCGTCATTGGCGGGATTGGCGAGCGAGGGCGCGTGCTGATAGGCCGAATTGGCGAGCACCAGCGCCACGCGCTTTCCGGCAAGAGCAGGCCCGGCGCCGAACATCAGGCCGAGCGCGACGAGAAGCGGACAAAGTCTGAGCAAGCTGCGCATGACACGACTTCCGATAGTTCCGGGCCGTTCGGCCCGTTGGGACCGCTTTAGCAACATCCACCGCCGACGCTTGTGATGGAGGTCACGAAGGGGGTCCCGACGACAGGCCGTACGCCTCTTTTGTTTGTCGCGCCGGCGCTGTCGCGGTTCGCCGACGAGCGGCGGTGCGGACCGGGTTCCGTCAGACAACCCCGATGTGCTCCCGATATTGCGGCAGATCGTCCGTAATTTCATGCCAGGGCGCCTTCGAGCCCACGAAAATATGGGCGCTCGGCCGGATCGAGGGGGCATCGACCAGGGTTCCCATGGCGACATGGACCCACTGTCCCTCCCGGACCCGGGAATAGAGCAGCGAGCCGCAGCGGCCACAATGCGCGTCATGGGTGGTATCGTCGCCGAAAATCATCCGGAGGTCGCCACCCCTGACAATGCGGAGCCTGTCCTGCCGGATGCCGGCGAACGGCTTGAAGGCGGCGCCGGTGGTGCGTCGGCAGTTCGAGCAGTGGCAGTTCATCGCATATGAGAACGCATCGGCCACCTCGAAGCGCACAGCGCGGCAATAGCATTCTCCGACAAGGATGCGAGCGTTCGAATTTTCTGATTCTGTCATCGTGACGCCTTCGCGCAAATCGCTGACACACCCATAGCGCATTTTGACGTGTATGACTAAGTTGGCCCGAAGCCATCATGCAAAGGAACGATCCATGAGCCAGGACCGGTCGAGCGTCGAAGCCGTCGTGCAATCCTATTTTGACGGACTTTACGAGGGCGACGCCGACAAGCTCGGCGCCATCTTCCATCCCTCCGCCGATCTGCGCTGGGTCGAGAAGGGCGAGCTCCAGGTTCTGACCGTGCCGGATTGGCTCGACCGCGTGCGCAAGCGCGCCTCCGCCAAGGCCGAAGGCAAGCCGCGCGAGGATTTCATCGTCACCATCGACCGTTCGGACGACAAGACCGCCTTCATCAAGGTGCGCTGCCAACTGCCGCCGCGCTATTTCACCGATTATCTGGTGGCGATGAAGCTTGCCGACGGCTGGCAGATCGTGTCGAAGTCTTATCGGTACGACCTGAAGGAGTGAAGGCAAGACCTTCCGCTGCCCGAATTCGGACGCACTCGCTATCCAATTCTCCGTCATTGCGAGCGCAGCTCTCGCCGCGTCATTGCGAGGAGCCCTTGCGACGAAGCAATCCGGAATCCCTCCGAGGAGATGGACTGGATTGCTTCGTCGCTTCGCTCCTCGCAATGACGACGCGGATGAAGCGAACGCTCCATCTCCCATCCCCGCTCGCCTGGAAATCACGATGCTACTCGATCGCCGCTCCCTGCTCGCCTCGCTCTGCTGGATGGCCGCCTCTCCCGTTCTGGCCGCGGACGCGCCGCCGGAACTCGAATCCTACGAGCGCGAGAGTGGCGGCCGGATCGGGGTCTACGCCGAAAACCTCGCGACCGGCAAGAAGCTCGCCTGGCGCGCCGACGAACGGTTCGTGATGTGCTCGACATTCAAGGCTTCGCTCGCGGCTAACGTGCTGGCGCGGGTCGATCGCGGCGAGGAGCAGCTCGCCGCCATGATCCCCTATGGCCAGGCGGATCTGCTGGAATACGCGCCGGTGGCGAGGGAAAATCTCGCGGCCGGCAAGATGTCGGTCGGCGAGATGTGCAAGGCCATCGTCGAGCTCAGCGACAACACCTGCGCCAATCTGCTGCTGGCGCGGATCGGCGGCCCCGCCGCGCTGACCGCATTCTGGCGGTCGCTCGGCGATACCACCTCGCGGCTCGACCACAACGAGCCCGAGCTCAACCGCTCGCAGCCGGGCGATCCCCGGGACACCACGACGCCGGCGGCGATGGCGGGAAATTTGCGGCGACTGGTCACGGGCGAGGCGCTGTCGCTTACCTCGCGTGCCCTGCTCACCGACTGGATGGTGAACTGCAAGACCGGCGCCAACCGGCTGCGTGGCGGACTCCCCGCAGGCTGGAAGATCGGCGACAAGACCGGCAACAACGGCAAGGACGCCTCGGGCGATATCGCGGTGGCCTGGCCGAAGCCGGATACGCCGATCCTGATCGCGGCCTATACCCAGGGCGGCACGCCGAGCGCGGCGCAGATCGCATCCGCGTTCGCACGGATTGGACGGATGGTGGCCGAACGGTTGGCGTGAGCCGCGCATTGACGTAGCCGTCGCTTCCGGGTCAAGACAGGCTCATCATGGAAGCGAAGTTTCAAACCTTTCTCATCCTGTTGGCCGTGCTGGCAGGCGTGGCACTGGCGGCACGACGCTTCAACGTCGCCCCTGCCATCCTGCTGATGCTGGCGGGCGTCGGCCTCGCTTTCGTGCCGGGCATGCCGTCGGTGGAGCTGCCGCCGGAGCTGGTGCTGCTGGTGGTGCTGCCACCACTGATTTACTCGGCAAGCGTCGCGATGAGCTGGCGCGAGTTCAAGAAAAACCTGCGTCCGATCGTGCTGCTCGCGGTCGGCGCGGTGATCTTCACCACGGCGATGGTGGCGGCCGCCACGCACTACATGATCGGCCTGCCCTGGACCGTCGGCTTCCTGCTCGGGGCCATCGTCGCGCCGCCCGACGTGGTGGCGCCACTCGCGATCGCGCGCCGGCTGAACATGCCGCGCCGCATCCTGGTCGTGCTCGAGGGCGAAGGTCTCGCCAATGACGCCACCGCACTGATCCTCTACCGCTTCGCGCTCGCCGCGATCATGGTCGGGCACTTCTCACTGCCGCTCGCGGCCGGTGAATTCCTCCTCATCGTCGCTGGCGAGATCGCCTTCGGCATCGGCGTCGGCTGGCTCTCCTTGCGCTTCCGCAAATGGTCCGGAGATCCGCAGGTCGAGCTGACGCTGTCGCTGATCACGCCCTATGTCTCCTACTGGCTGCCCGAGCATGTCGGCGGCTCCGGCGTGATCGCAACCGTCGCCTGCGGGCTCTATGTCAGCTGGAACGGCCCGTTGCTGATCTCCTCGGCGACGCGCCTGCAAGGCATCTTCTTCTGGGACCTCGTGATCTACCTGATCGAGGGCATGCTGTTCCTGCTCACCGGCTTCCAGATGCGCGCCCTCTACGAGAAATCGAAGACTTTTCCGCTCGACGACATTCTCATCGCAACCGCATTGGTCCTGGTGATCGTCGTGATCGCGCGTTTTGCCTGGCTCTATCCCGCGACCTATCTGCCGCGAATGCTGTCCAGGTCGCTCCGCGAGCAAGATCCGTCGCCGCCATGGCAATGGCCGTTCGTGCTCGCTTTCACCGGCGTGCGCGGCGCGGTGTCGCTGGCCGCCGCGCTGGCGCTGCCGTTCGCGCTGCCGGATGGGGAGGCGTTTCCGTATCGCGACCTGATCCTGTTCGTCGCCTTCGGTGTCATCTTCGTGACGCTGATCGGGGTCGGCCTGACGCTGCCGCGGGTCGTGCGTTGGCTCGGCGTCGCCGAAGCCGGTCGTTACGAGCATGCCGCCGAGCACGAAGCCGAGATCGCCGCGCGCCGTCAGGCGCTGGAGGCCGCGCTGAAATCACTCGACGCGCTCACTGCGGCAAAGGGCGTTTCCGACGAGGTGATGCGGCTGCTGCGCGCCCGCCACGACATCCGCGTCAACCAGCTCCCGGACTCGCTCGATCCCAACCACCACGACATCTCCGCCGCCGGCACCGCTCTGACCCGCGACCTGATCGCCGCCGAGCGCAAATTCATCCACAACCTCCTGCGCGACGGCCAGATCACCGACGAGACGCGGCGGCGGATCGAACGCGATCTGGACCTGGAGGAGGCGAGCCTGGCGAATAGGGAGTATCGGGGCGGACCGCTGTAGCGTTTTGTCATTGCGAGCCACCGGGCCAGCTACCGCTTCTCGCAAAACTCCCTCAGTGCTCCCGCAACGGCGCCCGCGACGGCATCCTGCCGCTCCGGCGAGTTCATCTCCATTTCCTCGTCGCGATTGATGATCGAGCCGGCCTCGAGCAGCACGGCGGCGCTCCGCGTGCGCGACAGCACGACCAGCCCGTCATAGCGGTAGACGCCGACATCCTTGTCGAGCAGCTGGCGCCGGTATCGGCCCATCACCGGCAGGGTGTACTGGCTGGCATAGTGCAGGCCCTGCTCCTTCAGCTGCTTGCCGATCATGCGGGCCAGCATCAGGCTGGTGGCAAAGTGCGGATTCTGCTGCGACACGAACAGCGAGTGGCCCGAAAAACGATCGCTGAAATTGCTCTTTGCGCCGTCGAATTCCCAGGTCTCGAGCAGCTTGTCCGGCACCGAATCATGATGGACCGACAGGAACAGATCGGCGCGGCCTTCGTTCGCAGCACCGACGCGCTTGAACAGGCTCGGCCGTGCCTTGCCGTCCGTGACGAGCAGGCGGGTTGCGGCAAAGCCCTCGGATTTCAGCTTGGCCGTGATGAGCCGTGCGAGGCGGAAGTTGAAGCCGAACTCCGGATCATTGCGGGCGCTCAACGCACCGTAGGAGTCCGGCGTGTGGCCGACATCCACGACGATCCGGAATTTAGGTATGTCGCATTTGGCTGGTGCGGACAACGGCTTCGGCCTGGGTCTTGCAATCTTTCGCACAGCAGCAGCGTCGACTGCATCGACGAGGACGAGCGACGACAGCAGGATCGACGCGACCAGCCCGGCGATGATGCTCCGCGGTTGCCCCAAGCGCTGCTCCGCTGCCGTGATCCGCGGGCGACGGACCCGCGATTTGGTTTCGGGAAGATTGGCGCGGCCGCGCGAGGACGTCAACGCGAGAACGGTTCGTGTCCCGGACGCGGCGCGGCATCGAATGACGCGACGCAGAGCCGGGACCCAGCTTGGTGCGAGAATCGGACGCGGCTCAGCGGCTTATCACTGCATGCTGCGCTGCGTCCGGGGCACGAGAGGGATCAAACCGGCCGCTCTCCCTTCACCGTCACGCGCGTGCCCGAGCGTGTGTGCGGCCAGTAGTCCCACATCGCGCGGTGCTGGGTGCAGCGGTTGTCCCAGAAGGCGATGGCGTTCTCGGTCCAGCGGAAGCGGCACTGGAACAGCGGGTTTTCGGCGTGCTGATAAAGATAGGCGAGCATCGCGTCGCTCTCGTCGCGCGGGATGCCGTTGATGTGGCGAGTGAAGCCGCGGTTGACGTAGAGCGCTTTCCTGCCGGTGACCGGATGCGTGCGCACGACGGGATGCTCGGCATGTGGATAAGAGGGACGATCGGCGACGCCATAATTGGCATAGAGCCCGCGATAGATCGGCTCGCCATCGTGCAGCGCCGTCAAGCCATCCAGATAGGCCTTCATACGCTCCGAGAGCGCCTCATAGGCCGCGTACATGTTGGCGAACAGCGTATCGCCGCCGCGCGGCGGGCATTGCTTGATGTAGAGGATCGAGCCCATCGGCGGCTCGAGATCGCAGGACACGTCGGAGTGCCAGCCCTCGCCATTGGCGCGCGGCGAGTTCTTGTCCGCATAGATCTTCATCAGGGCCGGGTCTTCGTCCTCGTGGGGAGCTGCGGGATGAAAATGCAGCTCGCCGAACTTGCGGCCGAAGGCGAGATGCTGCTGTGGCGTGATGTGCTGGTCACGGAAGAAGATGACGAGGTTCTCGGCGAGCGCGCGATGGATCTCGTCCATCTGCCGGTTGGAGCGGGCATCGTCGGAGACGAGCTTGCCGATATCGACGCCGGAGATTTCCGCGCCGATGATGGGGGTGAGCTTTTCGACGGCGATGGTCTCGTACGGCGCACCGTCTTCAGCGGTGTGGCGATAGCGCGGGCCCTGCTTGCCGGCGAGTGAGCTCATGGCGTGTCTCCCGATCGTTCTTGATTGGAAGCATGGTAGCGCGCAGTGATGGATGTGCAACCTGCACCGCAAACTCAGCTCGTCGTCCCGGGGCGCGCGGAGCGCGAGCTATGATGCGCATTGCGCATCTGAGGACCCATAACCACAGGATCAGGTTTGGCGAAGATTCGGAGTGACGGCCCGACATAACCACAAAGCCCGGTGGTCATGGGTCCCGGATCGGCGCGCGCTTGAGGCGCGCTTGTCCGGGACGACGGACGTGTGTGGAGCGTGAGCGGAGTAAAACTACTCCGCCGCAGGCGCCGGCACCTTGGCGCCCTGGCCGTAGCGCTGGTCGATGTAGTCGATCACCAGCGCCTTGAAGTCGGCGGAGATGGTCGGGCCGCGCAGCGTGCGGAACTTCTTGCCGTCGACGAAGACGGGCGCGGCCGGCGCTTCACCGGTGCCGGGCAGCGAGATGCCGATATTGGCGTGCTTGGATTCGCCGGGGCCGTTGACGATGCAGCCCATCACCGCGACGTTGAGCTCCTCGACGCCGGGATATTTCGTCTTCCAGGTCGGCATCTCGTCGCGGATGAAATCCTGGATCGAGCGGGCCAGCTCCTGGAACGTGGTCGAGGTGGTGCGGCCGCAGCCGGGGCAGGCCGCAACCAGCGGCACGAAGGTGCGGAAGCCCATGGTCTGCAACAGCTCCTGGCCGACCTGCACCTCGCGGGTGCGGTCGCCGCCGGGCTCGGGCGTCAGCGAAATGCGGATGGTGTCGCCGATGCCCTGCTGCAAGAGGATGCCGAGCGCGGCCGAGGACGCCACGATGCCCTTCGAGCCCATGCCGGCTTCGGTGAGGCCGAGATGGATGGCGTAGTCCGAACGCGCCGCAAGATCCTGGTAGACCGCTATCAGATCCTGCACCGCCGAGACCTTTGCGGAGAGGATGATGCGGTCCTTGGGCATGCCGAGCTCTTCGGCGCGCGCGGCCGAGAGCAGCGCCGACTGCACCATGGCCTCGCGCGTCACCGCGCGCACGTCGCGCGGGTTCGGCGAGGCGGCGTTCTCGTCCATCAGCTTGGTCAAGAGCTCCTGGTCGAGCGAGCCCCAATTGGCGCCGATGCGCACCGGCTTGTTGTTCTTGTTCGCGATCTCGATGATGTCGGCGAACTGGGTGTCGCGCTTGTCCTTGAAGCCGACATTGCCGGGATTGATGCGGTATTTGGCCAGCGCCTCGGCGCAGGCCGGATAGGCCGCGAGCAGCTTGTGACCGATATAGTGGAAGTCGCCGATCAGCGGCGTGGTGATGCCGCGCTTGGCGAGGCCGTCGCGGATGTGCGGAACGGCGGCCGCGGCCTCCTCGCGGTCCACGGTGATGCGGACCATTTCGGAGCCGGCGCGCGCGAGCGCTGCGACCTGGGCGATGGTGCTGTCGACATCGGCGGTGTCGGTGTTGGTCATCGACTGCACGACGATCGGCGCACCGCCACCAACGGCGACGTTGCCAACCTTGACCTGGGTGGTCCGATGCCGGGGCGCCGGGCCCGCGATATCTGAATCGAGAGGATTTTCGAGCTTGTTCATGGCGGTCCAAATATCAGGTTTTGGTGACGTTCAGCAATGCATCGCGCGGCGCCGCAGCCGTTTGGCTGGGACGGTTAACCAGAAAAAGCCCAGCAATTACAAGGACCGCTGCGGCCCCGAATGTCAGGCTGAGGGTGTCGTGCATGATGAAATAGCTACCCACCACGCCAAACAAAGGGGTGATGAAGGTAAAAGCGGACAATTTGCTGGCCGAATAGGCCTTCACCAGCGCGAACCAAAGCGTGAACGTGGTTCCCACCACCCAGATCGCCTGGAAAGCCATCAGGCCGAGCGAGAGCGGAGCCGGCATGTGCGTGATCGATTCGCCGAACAGCCAGGCCGCCAGCCCCAGGATCGGGACCGAGGTCGCGACCTGATATCCCAGCGCCTTCTCGGGCGCGGCGAAGCGCAGCCGTGTGCCCTTGGCAACCAGCGTCGTCGCGGCCCACAGCGCGGCACCCCCGACGATCAGGAGATCGCCGAGCAGAACCTGCGAATCGACATTGGGCTGAGGCACGCCGATCGCAAGCGCCACGCCGGCAAAGCTGATGGCGAGGCCCAGCCATTGCGAGCCGCCGAGACGCTCGCCGAGCACCTGATAGGAGCCGAGCGCAACGAAGAACGGCGCCGTGTAGAGGAAGACCACCGCACGGGAAGCAGAGGTGAGACGCAGCCCTTGGAAGATCAGCACGAATTCGATGCCGAACATCAGCCCGGCGATCAGGCCGGGCTTCCAGGTGCCGTCACGTTCGAAGAATTTGACGCCGCGAAGGGTGCCGATGAGGAACAGCACCGGCAGCGCGCCCATCGAGCGGATGGTGGCCTGGAGCATGGGCGGAATGTCCGGCAGCACCAGCTTCACCGCGATCTGGTTGAATCCCCAGGTCAGGCACAGCATGAGCATCAGGGCGATGGCGCCGGCACTGAGGGGACGACCGGCGGACGGTATGGCTTGAGGTGCGGACATTTCTTCCCAAAAATCCGGCTTTGCGCCGTTGTTGCTTCAAGACATTTTCTGACAATGGGTGCAGACGCCCGTGATCTCCACCACAGACAGCTTTGGTGCGAAGCCTGAGCTGCGCGCGGCGGCGTTGAGGTCCTTGGCGAAGGACGCCGAGGGGATCTCGCCGACCAGGCCGCAGCGCTCGCAGATCAGGAACGCCACCGCGGAGGTCGCATCGTGGTCGTGAGCGGCGCAGGCGAGATAGGCATTGCGGCTTTCGATTCGGTGCACGAGGCCGTTGGCCATCAGGAAATCGAGAGCGCGATAGACCGTGATCGGCGCCGGCCGCGCCATGGACTTGGCAAGCTCGTCGATGATCTCGTAGGCGCCGAGCGGACGGTGACTGGAGAGCAAAGCACCCAGCACCTGGCGGCGGATCGGCGTGAATTTCTGCGCGCGCTGCTCGCAGACCACCTCGGCATGCGCGAGCGCGTCCGCGGTGCAGCGGCCGTGATCATGGTCAGGCGCGGGGAATGCCGGCTTTGCGAGGCTCATGTACCCGTCTTCTAGCATTTCGGCGGGGGAACCCAAAGCACGACGAGCCACCCGGCTGCCAGCCATGCTCCTCCCGCGGGACAGCACCGCGCGACGGGGCCGTGAAAATAATCGTAAGCTTGCTTATTATATCCAAGCTTATTGGAGACGAAGCTCATGACCCGGGGGTCGGTCGACCAGAATTTCCTGTTCACGCTCGGTGAGCTCTACCGCCTCTTGCGCGTCTATGCCGACAAGGAGGCGTCGCGCTTCGGCATCACTCGGGCGCAATGGGCGGTGCTGGCCAAGGTGGAGCGCAGCGAGGGCATGAAGCAGTCGGAGCTCGCCGAGCTCATGGAGATGCAGCCGATCACGCTGACGCGCCTGATCGACAAGCTCTGCGACAACGACTGGATCGAGCGCCGCAGCGACGCTTCGGACCGCCGGGTCAAGCGCCTGCACCTCAAGAAAGCCGGGCGGCAATTGCTCGGCCGCATGAGCGGCCTGAGGTCGGAACTGACGGCTAACGCGCTCGACGGCATCAATCCGGCGGATGCGCACCGCCTCCTCACCCAACTCGAAACCATCAAGGAAAACGTGCGAACCGCGATCCAGACGTCCGGCGCGGAGCAAGCACGCAAGGAGCAGCGCTATGGCTGATCAGGTCATCAAGTTCCAGCCCGAGCAGAAGAGCGACGGCGGCAAGCCGACCAAGAAGGCCGGCACCGATCCGCGCCGCCGCCTGCTGGCGGGCCTGCGCCGCTATCGCCGATTCCTGCTCCTGGTCGTGCTGCCCATCGTGGTCGCCGTCGGCGGCCTCACCTTCTATCTGAACGGCGGCCGCTATGTCGGCACCGACGACGCCTATGTCGGCGCACAGAAGGTGCTGGTGACGCCCGACATCTCCGGCAAGATCGAGCAGGTCGTCGTCAGGGAGGGTCAGGTCGTCAAGCAGGGCGATGTGCTGTTCGAGATCGATCCCGTGCCGTTCCGCCTCGCGGTGGACGAGGCGAGGGCGCAGGTCATGCAGGCGCAGACGACCTATGACAATCTCCGCGCCAACATCAAGATTTATGGCGACATGCTCAATCTTGCGCAGCAGGGCGTGGAGCTGAAGCAGCGCGACGTCGAGCGCAAGCAGGCGCTGGTGAAGAACAGTTTCGGCTCGCAGCTCGACCTCGACAACGCCTCGAACGCGCTGGTCACCTCGGGCTCGATCGCGCAGTACGTGAAGCAGCAACTTTCCACGGCCAAGACGCAGCTGCTCGGCGACGCCGACCTGCCGCTGGAGAAATTCCCGCCTTACGCCCAGGCCAAGTCGAAGCTCGAAAATGCCGAGCGCAACCTCGACCACGCCGTAGTGCGCGCCCCGATGGGCGGCGTGGCGACGCAGGTCGAGCAGATCCAGCTCGGCCGCTACGTCGCTGCCGGCACGGCCGTGTTCTCCATCATCGACGTCGCCCATCCCTGGGTCGATGCCAATCCGAAGGAGAGCGACCTCACCTATGTCACCGAAGGCCAGGCGGTCACGCTCGAGGTCGACGCGTTCCCGAACCATGTCTTCAAGGGCAAGATCGGCTCGCTCTCGCCCGGCACCGGCGCGCAATTCGCAATCCTGCCGCCGCAAAATGCCACCGGCAATTTCGTCAAGGTGGTGCAGCGCGTACCGATCCGCATCTACTTCGACGAGACCGACAAACACGTGCGGAAGCTGAAAGCCGGCATGAGCGTCTACGCCACCATCGACACCGGCCATCGGCGCTCGCTTGCCGGCCTGCTCGGGCTGTCGGCGACCGCGGGCCAGGATAAAGACTAGGCCAAAGATCAAGAAAAAGACCAAGGACCGATCCGATGTCCGGCCCCAATGCCAGCCTGATGGTCCCCGGCCTGCGCCGGAACATGGTGACGATCTGCGCCATGACCGCGACCATCATGCAGGCGCTGGACACCACCATCGCCAACGTCGCGCTGCCCTACATGCAGGGCACGTTGTCGGCCTCGCAGGACCAGATCAACTGGGTGCTGACCTCCTACATCGTCGCCGCCGCGATCATGACGGCGCCGGTGGGCTGGATCGCCAACCGCTTCGGCCGCAAGCGCATCTTCGTGATCTGCGCGGCCGGGTTCACCATGGCGTCGGTGCTGTGCGGCCTTGCGCAGGACATCAACCAGATGGTGCTGTTCCGCCTGCTGCAAGGCGTGTTCGGCGCCGCCCTGGTGCCGCTGTCGCAATCGGTCATGCTCGACTATTACACGCTCCAGGAGCGTGCCAAGGCGATGTCGATCTGGGGCATGGGCGTGATGATGGGCCCGATCATGGGCCCCTCACTCGGGGCCTGGCTCACCGAAACCTATTCCTGGCACTGGGTGTTCTTCGTCAATCTGCCGTTCGGCGCGATCACCGTGCTCGGGCTGATCGTGTTCATGGACGAGACCGAGAAGAACCTCAGCCTCAGATTCGACTGGTTCGGTTTCGCCGCGCTGGCGGTGGCGATCGGCGCGCTGCAGCTCGCGCTCGACCGCGGCGAGCAATTGGGCTGGCTGGAATCGAACGAGATCCTCGCCGAGCTCATCGTCTCGGCCGTCGCGTTCTACTTCTTCCTCGCGCATTCCTTCACGACCTCGACCCCGTTCATCCGCTTCGCCCTGTTCCGGGACCGCAACTTCGTCACCGGCTGCCTGTTCATGATCGTGATGGGGCTCGTCCTGTTCTCGACCATGGCGCTGGCCTCGCCCTAC from Bradyrhizobium sp. CB1015 harbors:
- the ispG gene encoding flavodoxin-dependent (E)-4-hydroxy-3-methylbut-2-enyl-diphosphate synthase — encoded protein: MNKLENPLDSDIAGPAPRHRTTQVKVGNVAVGGGAPIVVQSMTNTDTADVDSTIAQVAALARAGSEMVRITVDREEAAAAVPHIRDGLAKRGITTPLIGDFHYIGHKLLAAYPACAEALAKYRINPGNVGFKDKRDTQFADIIEIANKNNKPVRIGANWGSLDQELLTKLMDENAASPNPRDVRAVTREAMVQSALLSAARAEELGMPKDRIILSAKVSAVQDLIAVYQDLAARSDYAIHLGLTEAGMGSKGIVASSAALGILLQQGIGDTIRISLTPEPGGDRTREVQVGQELLQTMGFRTFVPLVAACPGCGRTTSTTFQELARSIQDFIRDEMPTWKTKYPGVEELNVAVMGCIVNGPGESKHANIGISLPGTGEAPAAPVFVDGKKFRTLRGPTISADFKALVIDYIDQRYGQGAKVPAPAAE
- a CDS encoding GFA family protein: MTESENSNARILVGECYCRAVRFEVADAFSYAMNCHCSNCRRTTGAAFKPFAGIRQDRLRIVRGGDLRMIFGDDTTHDAHCGRCGSLLYSRVREGQWVHVAMGTLVDAPSIRPSAHIFVGSKAPWHEITDDLPQYREHIGVV
- a CDS encoding nuclear transport factor 2 family protein codes for the protein MSQDRSSVEAVVQSYFDGLYEGDADKLGAIFHPSADLRWVEKGELQVLTVPDWLDRVRKRASAKAEGKPREDFIVTIDRSDDKTAFIKVRCQLPPRYFTDYLVAMKLADGWQIVSKSYRYDLKE
- a CDS encoding DMT family transporter, yielding MSAPQAIPSAGRPLSAGAIALMLMLCLTWGFNQIAVKLVLPDIPPMLQATIRSMGALPVLFLIGTLRGVKFFERDGTWKPGLIAGLMFGIEFVLIFQGLRLTSASRAVVFLYTAPFFVALGSYQVLGERLGGSQWLGLAISFAGVALAIGVPQPNVDSQVLLGDLLIVGGAALWAATTLVAKGTRLRFAAPEKALGYQVATSVPILGLAAWLFGESITHMPAPLSLGLMAFQAIWVVGTTFTLWFALVKAYSASKLSAFTFITPLFGVVGSYFIMHDTLSLTFGAAAVLVIAGLFLVNRPSQTAAAPRDALLNVTKT
- a CDS encoding Na+/H+ antiporter, which encodes MEAKFQTFLILLAVLAGVALAARRFNVAPAILLMLAGVGLAFVPGMPSVELPPELVLLVVLPPLIYSASVAMSWREFKKNLRPIVLLAVGAVIFTTAMVAAATHYMIGLPWTVGFLLGAIVAPPDVVAPLAIARRLNMPRRILVVLEGEGLANDATALILYRFALAAIMVGHFSLPLAAGEFLLIVAGEIAFGIGVGWLSLRFRKWSGDPQVELTLSLITPYVSYWLPEHVGGSGVIATVACGLYVSWNGPLLISSATRLQGIFFWDLVIYLIEGMLFLLTGFQMRALYEKSKTFPLDDILIATALVLVIVVIARFAWLYPATYLPRMLSRSLREQDPSPPWQWPFVLAFTGVRGAVSLAAALALPFALPDGEAFPYRDLILFVAFGVIFVTLIGVGLTLPRVVRWLGVAEAGRYEHAAEHEAEIAARRQALEAALKSLDALTAAKGVSDEVMRLLRARHDIRVNQLPDSLDPNHHDISAAGTALTRDLIAAERKFIHNLLRDGQITDETRRRIERDLDLEEASLANREYRGGPL
- a CDS encoding TauD/TfdA family dioxygenase → MSSLAGKQGPRYRHTAEDGAPYETIAVEKLTPIIGAEISGVDIGKLVSDDARSNRQMDEIHRALAENLVIFFRDQHITPQQHLAFGRKFGELHFHPAAPHEDEDPALMKIYADKNSPRANGEGWHSDVSCDLEPPMGSILYIKQCPPRGGDTLFANMYAAYEALSERMKAYLDGLTALHDGEPIYRGLYANYGVADRPSYPHAEHPVVRTHPVTGRKALYVNRGFTRHINGIPRDESDAMLAYLYQHAENPLFQCRFRWTENAIAFWDNRCTQHRAMWDYWPHTRSGTRVTVKGERPV
- a CDS encoding MarR family winged helix-turn-helix transcriptional regulator, yielding MTRGSVDQNFLFTLGELYRLLRVYADKEASRFGITRAQWAVLAKVERSEGMKQSELAELMEMQPITLTRLIDKLCDNDWIERRSDASDRRVKRLHLKKAGRQLLGRMSGLRSELTANALDGINPADAHRLLTQLETIKENVRTAIQTSGAEQARKEQRYG
- a CDS encoding Fur family transcriptional regulator, with product MSLAKPAFPAPDHDHGRCTADALAHAEVVCEQRAQKFTPIRRQVLGALLSSHRPLGAYEIIDELAKSMARPAPITVYRALDFLMANGLVHRIESRNAYLACAAHDHDATSAVAFLICERCGLVGEIPSASFAKDLNAAARSSGFAPKLSVVEITGVCTHCQKMS
- the bla gene encoding class A beta-lactamase, with product MLLDRRSLLASLCWMAASPVLAADAPPELESYERESGGRIGVYAENLATGKKLAWRADERFVMCSTFKASLAANVLARVDRGEEQLAAMIPYGQADLLEYAPVARENLAAGKMSVGEMCKAIVELSDNTCANLLLARIGGPAALTAFWRSLGDTTSRLDHNEPELNRSQPGDPRDTTTPAAMAGNLRRLVTGEALSLTSRALLTDWMVNCKTGANRLRGGLPAGWKIGDKTGNNGKDASGDIAVAWPKPDTPILIAAYTQGGTPSAAQIASAFARIGRMVAERLA
- a CDS encoding HlyD family secretion protein translates to MADQVIKFQPEQKSDGGKPTKKAGTDPRRRLLAGLRRYRRFLLLVVLPIVVAVGGLTFYLNGGRYVGTDDAYVGAQKVLVTPDISGKIEQVVVREGQVVKQGDVLFEIDPVPFRLAVDEARAQVMQAQTTYDNLRANIKIYGDMLNLAQQGVELKQRDVERKQALVKNSFGSQLDLDNASNALVTSGSIAQYVKQQLSTAKTQLLGDADLPLEKFPPYAQAKSKLENAERNLDHAVVRAPMGGVATQVEQIQLGRYVAAGTAVFSIIDVAHPWVDANPKESDLTYVTEGQAVTLEVDAFPNHVFKGKIGSLSPGTGAQFAILPPQNATGNFVKVVQRVPIRIYFDETDKHVRKLKAGMSVYATIDTGHRRSLAGLLGLSATAGQDKD
- a CDS encoding N-acetylmuramoyl-L-alanine amidase, encoding MGQPRSIIAGLVASILLSSLVLVDAVDAAAVRKIARPRPKPLSAPAKCDIPKFRIVVDVGHTPDSYGALSARNDPEFGFNFRLARLITAKLKSEGFAATRLLVTDGKARPSLFKRVGAANEGRADLFLSVHHDSVPDKLLETWEFDGAKSNFSDRFSGHSLFVSQQNPHFATSLMLARMIGKQLKEQGLHYASQYTLPVMGRYRRQLLDKDVGVYRYDGLVVLSRTRSAAVLLEAGSIINRDEEMEMNSPERQDAVAGAVAGALREFCEKR